From uncultured Pseudodesulfovibrio sp.:
AGATCTTCGATTACATCAGAAGAGATTTCCTCAATGTTCGGTTCGGGAACAGCGTCCTCTTCAGCGTCTGAGGTTCCTTCTTCGAGCAGATCATCAAGTTCCAAAAGATCCTCATCCGAATCATCCTCTTCCGCTACGAGATCATCCAATTCAATGGCATCCTCATCGGCTTCAGATTCAAGCTCCGGCTCATTCTCTTCGGCGATATCGTCCACCAAGGCTTCAACCTCGGCTGCATTCTCGTCCGTCACTTCCTCAACAACATCGTCGAGCACCAGCGGTTCATCCACATCATCTTCAATGATGTCATCAAGCACGATTAACTCGTCATTCTCTTCGGCGCTGGCAGCGGTTTCTACCACGGTGTCGAGATCAATGATTTCATCCGCTTCCTCGGCAATGTCATCCAGCACGATAGGCTCGTCCTCTGCAACATCGTCGAGCAGAACCGGCCCGTCGTCGCTGTCAGCGGAAACGTCATCATCCAGATCATCAGCAAAAAGATCTTCAAGCTCCTGCTCGAAATCAGCATCAACGGAATCTGGATCCAGCCCTTCATTTTCGGGCGCGGTATCGTTCAAGACGTCGCTTATATCAACATTCTTGTCGTTGGGGGAAGGCGGGGGAGCCGGGGTCATATGTACCTCCTGAGAGAAGGTTTAAAAAAAAAGGGGAGCTGTCTTAGCAGCCCCCCTCGAATTACCCTAGCGTTTTACTTCTTGGGGTGGCAGTCCTTACAACCAACGGGGGCTGCCTTGCCGGCCTTCTTTTCTACCTTGTGGCAGCCAAGACAGGAAGCCTTGGACTTCTTGTTATGGAAAGCCTGGTAGAAGCCCTTGGGGTCTTTCTTGGCGGCTTTGCTGGCATCCACGTGACAGCCTTCAGAAGCACAGCTCTTGACTGCTTCCTTGGACTCGGCTTTATGGTGACACACCATACAGTCGATACCGAGCTCAGAATGCTTTTTGTGCGGGAATTCGACAGCTGTTTTAGTTGCCTTGACGCCCTCGGGAGCCGTCATGGTGATCTGGTCGGGAGCTGCATTGCCTGCAATAACTGCGGGCAGCGCGAAAACACATACCAGAGCGACAACCATAAGGCTGATGATCAGTGATTTCTTCATTTACCTAGTTCCTCCTGTTGCATAAAAAAATAAACAGTCACACTCTCTACTTAGCGGGATAAATTATGTATCCCCCCCCTGTCAAGCGAGGGAATGCTAGCGTAGCCCCCCGCTTTTACCTGAAAAAGGTCCTTCAAGGCAAGGGGCTTTTGTTACTTTTCTCACACATCAGATGTCATATTTTTGATGATAGCCACGAGGAGTCAACAATCGACCGCCTGCAATCCGCGTCGCAGAATTACCCACGATGAGTACGGTTTGCATGTCAACGGCTTCGAAATCCACGCTGTTCAGGGTCACGGCTTTCACGGATTGTCCCGGCCTGTAAGCCTTCCCCACAACACCAACAGGCGTCTCAGGACTTCTGAATTTGGCTATGATATCAAGAGCTTTTTGCAAATGGTCATGCCGTTTTCTGGAACGAGGATTATAGATGGCAATGACAAAATCAGCACTGGCGGCAGCAGCCAATCGCTTTTCGATAAGTTCCCAAGGCGTCAGTAAATCACTCAAGCTGATGGAAGCAAAATCGTGCATAAGCGGTGCGCCAAGCAAAGCCGAAGCCGCATTAAAAGCAGCCACTCCGGGAATGACTTCAAACGGTATTTTTTCGAGCAACCCTTCGGCTTCGAGAATTTCCAAAATCAATCCGGCCATGGCATAAATACCAGCGTCGCCACTGCACACCATGACGGTTTTCCGGCCAGAGCGAGCGCATTCAACAGCGGATTTTACCCGTTCAACTTCACCCATCATGCCGGTGGAGACGACTTCCTTGCCTTCAAGTAGTTCAGGCGGCGTCAGCTCAATGTATCCTTTATATCCGGCGACGACGTCCGCTTCCTCAAGAGCCTTTCTGGCTGCAGGGGTAAGCAGGCTTTCATCTCCCGGCCCCAAGCTGACTGCCTTAATCACCTTTGGCCCTCGCAACAGCCAGCGTTACGGTGCTGGTCTTTTCCTTGGTCACGACCAGTTCACCGCCGTGCGTTGCCAACAGAGCCGAAGCCTCGGCTACGGAAGGAACATTCATATGCGCTAAAACCATATCGGACGGCGTAGGTACATCAATGGATGCAAGCTGCTTAGTTGTGTAAAAAACAGGATCAACGCCGAAATCATGGGCCGCTTCCAGCAGTCCGGCTTCATGCCGCTTGGCTTCGACTGATCCCAGAGAAGCAATACTCTTCAAAGCAAGTCCCTTTTCCTTGAAAACAGAGTATACATGGTCGAGAATTTCTTCTTTGGTAACGTCAAGACGACATCCAACCCCCAAGTGCAGCATGCGTGGATGCAGACAAAGTGCACCTTGTGGACAATCATCATGCCATGTCACCCAGATACCGGGACGATTCCTGTCCCAATCTGCAGGGTCGCTTATTCCTTCAAAACTCATATCCCACGCCAGACCAAGCCAATCCTCAGGATCATGCAGTTGCACTGTCATCCCTTCCAAAAGGGCGATGTTCACAAACTTGACCCGACTGATATCGTCGATAACCAACCCTTGGGACTGAGCGAGCATGTCTATAGACAAAACGCCGACAGAGTCCGTGGCTGTGGTAATCACTGGCTGTCCACCAAGGACACGGGCACATTGTGTGGATAACTCATTGGCCCCGCCCAAATGGCCGGCCAATAAGCTAATGGCGTACTGTCCTTCTTGATCAAGACAAACCACGGCAGGATCGGTTTCCTTGCTTTGCAGATGAGGGGCAATGCATCGCACCGCAATACCTGCGGCGGCAACAAAAACATGAGCATCAAATGTATTGAAGGTTGCTGAAATCAATTCGGACAGAGAATCGAACGGAGCAGCACCTTCGGCCTCAAGACGTCGGGACGCGTAAACGGTCCCGCCCAGCTTGGCAGCCAGACGGCTGACAATAGTGTGCCCTTTGCTGGTCAGGGCGTAATATGCAATTTTCTTTACTGACATCCTCTCTGTTTATCAGCATCACGCCTGATTCGAAAGTGAAAAATGCGATGAATACCCCCTCAAAAAGAGGAGAATTATCATTCTTTTACCCAACAAAAACGGGTCGGTACACAAAACGTGCACCGACCCGTCAATATTATTACTTGAAAAAACTGTCTAAAATTGGACTTTCCGAGCCGCCTCAAGCGTCTTTTCAAAATCTTCATCCGTATGAGCGAAAGAAGTAAAGGCGCACTCGAAGCCAGCCGGTGCCAAATACACACCTTGAGCCAACATCTGCTGCCAGTAGGTTGCATAGGCTTCAGAATCACACTGGCCGGATTCGATCATATTAGTCACCGGCTTGTCTGAAAAATACATGGTAAAAGCGGAACCGATCTGCACCAAATGCACAGGCTTGCCCTTACCCTCCACGATGGATGCCAACTCTTCGGCAAAAGCCGTGGTTCGGGCCTCCAGAGCAGCGTAATCGCACTCGGCCAAACGGTGCAAGGTTGCCAGACCAGCGGCCATGGCGACGGGGTTGCCGGACAGTGTACCAGCTTGGAATACGCCACCTACCGGGGCCATGTGTTCCATAATTTCACGTTTGCCACCGAAACAGCCCACGGGGAAACCTCCGCCGATAATCTTGCCAAGGGTGGTTAGGTCTGGAGTAATGCCGTAGCGCTCCTGAGCACCGCCGCGAGCCAATCTAAAACCAGTAATGACTTCATCAAAGATAAGAACCGCGCCGTACTGAGTACATACGTCACGCAAGCCCTGAAGAAAGCCTTCTTTAGGCTTAACCAGTCCCATATTGCCTGCGGCAGGCTCCACAATGACACAAGCAATCTCGTCGCCGGACTCTTCAAAAAGGGCCTTCACCGCGTCGAGATCATTGTACTGAGCAAGCAGCGTGTGCTTTGTCACTTCTTCGGGAACACCCGGAGTGCCGGGAACAACGGCTGCGGCAGAACCGGCAGCAGCCAAGAATGCGTCAGCATGGCCGTGATAGTTGCCGATGAACTTCACGAACTTGTTGCGGCCAGTATACCCTCGCGCCAAACGCAAAGCAGACATCGTGGCCTCAGTGCCGGAAGAGACCATGCGCATCATGTCCATGGAAGGGACAAGCTTGTTGATGGCTTCGGCCAGAGCGACCTCGCCGAAACAGGGTGCACCATAGCTGGAGCCTTGATCAATGGCCTTGTGCGCAGCCTCGGATACGGCAGGGTCCTGATGACCAAGAATCTGCGGTCCCCAGGAAAAAACGTAATCAATGTATTTGCGGCCATCAACATCGTACAGATACGCGCCTTTGGCGTTCTCGATGAAGACAGGTTCAGCATTGACATACCTGCAAGCACGCAGGGGAGAATTGACACCGCCGGGCATAAGAGTCTGAGCCTTGGCGTAGAGTTCTTTTGAGTTCATGACAGCCTCGAATATGTATCGAATTATTTATTTGAAATAGACCATGGAGGTCTTCTTGAGCTCTTTGAGAGACTTCAACACGCAGTTGTCGTCGATACCGATGATCTGCTCCAGTTCGGCCACCACTTCATTGGCATGCCCAGGCCGTTCGCCGTGAATCATCGTATATAAATTGTACGTCCACTCCGGGTAGGTGCGACGGATATAACAATGAGATATCTCGGGCCGAGCCGCACAAATTTCGCCAATCTCATCACTCCGTTCCTCCGGCACGCGCCACGCCACCATGGCGTTGTGGCCGTAGCCTGCCTTCTGATGTCTGAGCGTAGCCCCGAAGCGACGAATAATCTTGCGCTCCTTGAGGTCGGCCAAAAGGTTGATGACATCCTGCTCGTCCACGCCCACTGCCTCGGCAATAGTCTTGAACGGCTGCTCGGTGTCCGGCAGATCAGTGCCTGCCAGAGCGAGTATCCTTTCTTCGGTCTCGGTAAATTGTATAGCCATGGGAGGGTCTATACATCCGGCTGAAACAGGATGCAACCATGTGCACGATTTCATCTCACTGCCCCCAGATTGAGGACTTGCCACCAACTCCCGCCCCACGTATGCTAAAAAACTGTATAAAGCACGAAAGGAGTCCTTGCATGAAAATAGCAGTTCTGGGCGCAGGTGCCTGGGGAACAACCCTGGCCGACATGCTCGCAAAGAACGATGTAAACACCACTTTATGGGCACGTGAGCCTGAAGTGGTGGCCAATATCCGTGAAAAAAGAGAAAATTCAACTTTTCTTCCGGGCGTCACCCTGTCCGAAAAGCTCAATATTGAATCCGACCCTGAAACAGCTTTTGCCGGCGCCGACTACTTTTTGGTCGTCATCCCCAGTCAATTCATCCGGCCCGCCCTTGAAGGGTTCCGGGATATCCTGCCGATGAATCCGGTAATCGTCTGTGCTTCAAAAGGCATCGAACTGAATTCTCTGGCCCCCATGTCTCGTGTGGTCGCCGAAGCACTTGAAGGTAAACGTCCCCGTTACGCATCGCTGTCCGGGCCATCCTTTGCCGCCGAGGTCTCCGCCGACATGCCCACATCCGTTTCTCTGGGCTGTGAAGACCATGAGCTTGGCCGTGAATTACAGGAAGCTTTTTCCACTCCATTTTTCCGAGTCTATTTCACGCCCGATTATCGCGGCGTGGAGCTGGGCGGTGCGGTCAAGAATGTTATCGCCATCGCCGCAGGCATGGCCGATGGTCTCAATTTCGGCCATGACGCCAGAGCCGCACTCATCACCCGAGGACTGGCCGAACTGAGCCGCCTTGGTGAAGCCATGGGTGGACAGGAGCGTACCTTCATGGGGTTGTCCGGCATGGGTGATCTCGTGTTGACCTGTACCGGCGACCTTTCCCGCAACCGACAGGTGGGCTTGAAACTCGGTCAGGGCCAAAAGCTCGACGACATCATCAATGAGATGAAAGCAGTGGCCGAAGGCGTCAAAACCACCAAGTCCCTCTACGACCTTTCCAAAAAGCTCAACGTGGAATTGCCCATTACAGACCAAGTGTATAAGATACTCTATGAAGACAAGGACCCGGCTCAGGCCACTCGTGACTTGATGAACCGGGATTTAAAAGACGAATAAACAGGGAGTCGCCATGCGCCAGCTCGTTCTCACCGTGAGTCTCATTATTTTGACACTCGCCCTGCTCATGTTCTCGGGATGTTCCAGAGCATGGTATCATTCGGACCTCAGCGGCGCGGCGGCTGACGAACAGTTCGCCAAGGACTCGGACGACTGCAAGCTCAATGCAATGGACATGTATCCGCTGGATAAGCACATGCAGTCCCAAGGCTACGAAAAGTGCCTGCAGGAAAAAGGCTGGATGCATCAGCGCGACTACGACGGAATCCGCTTCGAAACCAAACCCAGATAATCGGGGGACACCATGACTCACGGTCCGGTTCTGGTTCTTGGCTCCACGGGCTATGTTGGCGGACGGCTCGTCCCGCTCCTTTTGGAAAAAGGATTCACCGTGCGCGCTGCTGGACGGAGCGTGGAGAAAATCAAGGCTCGATCATGGGGCGACAATCCCAATGTCGAGGCTATCCAAGCGGATATGCATGATGCAGACAGCCTGAGTCGTGCTGCCAAAGGATGTACTGCAGCCTTCTATCTGGTCCACTCCATGAGCAGCCCCGGCCGGGATTTTGCGGAACAAGAACGTGACGCGGCCTACAACATGGTCACGGCAGCGCAACACGCGGACCTGTCGCGTATCATCTACTTGGGTGGCCTTGGCGAAGACCATGAAGACCACCCGCTGTCCAAACACCTTCGCTCCCGCGCCGAGGTAAGCCGTATCCTCGCCCTTGGTCCGGCCAAAGTAACGACCTTGCGTGCCGCACAAATAGTCGGGTCCGGCTCTTCTTCATTCGAGTTGGTGCGATATCTTGCGGACCGTCTCCCGTTCATGATCACTCCCAAATGGGTACGGACAAAGACCCAACCCATTTCCATACGAAATGTACTCGGCTACTTGGTCGGTTGTCTGGAAAACGATGAGACAGCGGGGTTGACGTTGGATATCGGAGGACCGGACATCCTCTCCTATCAGGAACTGTTTCAACTCTACGCTGAAGTAGCCGGTATTCCCAAGCGGCGCATTTATCCATTCCCCTTTCTCTCGCCGCGCCTTTCGTCTTTCTGGGTGTCCATGATCACTCCCATGCCCATGACCCTGTCCAGATCACTGATCGAAGGGTTGCGTAATGAGGTTATCTGCCGGGACGACCGCATCCGTACACTGGTCCCGCAAGAACTTGTGTCCTGCCATGAGGCCATTCGTCTGGCTCTGGACAAGACCGAACACCAAAAAGTGGAGACCTGTCTTTTTGACGTAGGCAGTGCATGTATGCCGGAATGGGCATCGGAGAACGACCCCAAGTATGCTGGCGGCACCCGGTTTGAAATGGGCTACAAAGCCCGACTTCAAGGCAATCCGACAAAAGTATGGAAAGTGGTCACACGCATTGGCGGCGAACAGGGATGGTATTACGGCGACCCGCTCTGGCGGCTACGCGGATTCATCGATCGAATTCTGGCTGGGCCGGGACTGAAACGCGGCAGACCGCATGGCAACGGCACCCCGCGTGTGGGTGACGCCCTCGACTTCTGGCGGGTTTTGGCCAGTGATGAAGGCCGCAGGCTGTTACTTCTGGCTGAAATGCGTCTGCCCGGAGAGGCCTTGCTGGATTTCAAATTCGATTCGCAATGGGGCAATGCCGTAGACTTGTCCATGACCGCCAAATTCCTCCCCAAAGGACTGACCGGCATTCTCTACTGGTATGCCATGTACCCCTTCCATGTGGTCTTGTTCAAAAATATTCTCAAAAATATTTCCGACCTGGCGGGAACCCACCTTTACGAACCGCCACGCCGAGTCGACTAGGATCAGAATGGCCGAAAAACTTCGTACAGGACGAACCACCGGATCGTGCGCTTCGGCAGCGGCCATGGCGGGAGTCCTCTTCCTTTTGACTCGGGCACAACCCGACTCGGTAAACATCCCCCTACCTCCCGGCGGCACACTGACTGTTCCCATTGAGCGATACAATCCCGAGGGGAAAACCGTGCGGGTTACCGTCATCAAAGACGGTGGTGACGACCCTGACGCAACTCACGGATGTGAAATCCAAGCTGTTGTCTCCGTCGACACAATGACCCACGGCGAACTGTCTGTGGACGTTGATGGGGGAAGAGGAGTAGGCCGCGTCACTCTGCCCGGTCTGCCCGTTGAGGTGGGCAAGGCAGCCATCAATCCCGAACCGCTCCGCCAGATTGAGAAAGCTATACTCACAGCCGCCCCTTCTCTGACACACGGCCAAATCTCAGTTTTGATCGAAGTCCCGGAAGGGAAGAATATCGCCCACAAGACCATGAACGCCCGACTGGGCATCGTCGACGGCATTTCTATCCTCGGCACACAGGGAATCGTCAAACCGTTTTCCCATGATTCATGGCGCGCCACGGTCGCAGAAGGGTTGGATGTGGCCAAGGCGCAGGGATTGGATTACGCAATTTTCACCACGGGGAGACGGTCTGAACGACTCTATCTGGAACACAGCCCGACCACCCCGGAGTTGGCACTGATTCAGGCTGCGGACTTCTTCGAATTTTCCATGCAGGCCGCAGCAAAACGCGGCTTTACGCATGTCACATGGAGCATGTTTTTCGGCAAATTGGTCAAACAAGCGCAAGGACTTTCTTATACCCATGCCAAAACACATCCGGTTGACTTCGACCAACTGGCCGACTGGTGCGAAGAAGCAGGAGTCGCCGCGCCCTATCTTCCGACCATCCGAGAAGCCAACACCGCCGTGCAGGTCCTCGGCATGCTGATTGATGATCCGGCACGGCCCGCCCTTATTAATATTCTTGTCAATGAAGCGAAACGAAACGCAGAGGCCTTTGCGGACAACCGAATATCCGTCAACTACCAAATCTATAATTTTGACGGTTCCACATTGCGATAACTCAACCCCATTCTCTACAAAAAAACTCTTTTTTTACAATTGCCTCGGTAAAGAAAGCATCCGCATCTTCCGATAGAACCATAGGGGAGACGTGTACGGTTTCGCACACGATGTTCAACTTTGGTCGAGCGCCCCATGGGAGACTCTGGCTCTGCACCACGTATCCGTGCGTCAGGGCTGAAACATCAGTGTAAAGGGGCGCACATGCCAAGGGTGTCTATTGTTATACCCAACTACAACTATGGCCGATTTGCCGACAGACTTTTCGGCTCCATAGCCACACAATCCATGCCGCTTGAAGATATGGAAATATTCTTTGTTGACGACGGCAGCAGTGACGATTCGCTAGAGCGAGCAACTCACTGGGCGACACACATTCCCTGTGAACGATTTAAAATCATCCCATTGTCCCGAATCGGCAAACCCGGCCCGGTACGAAACCATGGGCTGGCACTCGCAACAGGTGAATACCTGTTCTGCATGGATCCAGACGACACACTGCACCCAGAATATCTGGCTCGATGCGTCAACACGCTTGAGAACACACCAAAAATTGACTTGATCTATACGGATTACCGGGAAAACACCTTTACTGAATCCCGTGATGTAGAACTCCCCAAATTCAATCAGGGGTTGTTGCGTATGCAAAACATTCTACCAAGCACAGCCGTCTACCGGCGTGAAGTTTGGGACGCAGGCGTTCGTTACCGCGACAACACCGAATATGAAGACTGGGATTATTGGATACAATGCCTGATGGCGGGAGCCAATTTTATTCGCCTCCCTGAAGTTCTCTATAATTATGAAATTCACACTTCAAATTTCTCCCATCATGCACAAAAAAACGATGGGCATGCCAAGGCGCAAATCGTTTTGAACAACGAATCTTTTTTCCACCCCCTCGTTCAGGAATGGGCAACGGATTACATGCGGGGAAGACTCCATTCACAGGCCTTTCAAAGAGGCCACATCCCAAGCCCGAAAGATGTACGAGCCTTGCTGAAAACCGTGGAACAAAAAGTTTTCAAGGCATCGGGATTCTAATCCGAATACCAATAAAAAAAGGACTGTGTGAAATCACACAGCCCTTTTTTTATATCAGATGGGATAATTCATCATTCGTTCTGAAAGGCTTCCCAATCGGCCAAAAATGTAGCCAACCCCTTATCCGTCAAGGGGTGTTGCATCAGCTGCATGATGGTGGCGTATGGCAAAGTAACCACGTCCGCACCGATCAAACCGGATTCAATGACATGCATGGGATGTCGCACAGATGCCACCAAAATTTTAGTCGCAAAGCTGTAGTTGTCGAAGATGGTCCGCATCTGGTCCACGCTTTCCATGCCGGACTGCCCCAGTCCATCAAGTCGACCCACAAAAGGCGAAACATAGGTTGCCCCGAGCTTGGCTGCCAGCAATGCCTGTGACGGAGAAAAAACCAGTGTAACGTTGGTCTTGATTTCACGTTCACGCAACTCCTTAAGCGCTTTGAGGCCTTCCGGGATCATAGGAATTTTAACCACCACATTCGGACCGAAGGAAACGAGGTCCTTGGCTTCCTTGATCATCTCCTCGTGAGTAGTACCTATAACTTCAAGCGAAACAGGACCATCAACGGCGTCACATATAAGTGAAGCCTGCTCACGCCAGTCGCCTCCCTCACGGGACATAAGCGTCGGGTTCGTGGTCACGCCATCAAGCAAACCGAGTTCATTGACTTCGCGTATCTGGTCCAGATTGGCCGTATCCAGAAAGAATTCCATGTGTCCTCCTTATGAGACCGGTGCAGAATATTCCACGTATTGATTATGCCGTGCATAGCATACTCGAAAAAGAGTGGAAACCTTCCGCAAACGTTTTCGATTCCACAACCATTCTCCTTTCACCTTTCTTCGGTTTCGTTTACATTAGCCGCATGTCGATCATGGAACCCATCAAAATACTCGGACTTTCACCCGGCGCACTCGAAATTTCGAACGCTGCCAGAAAGACTCTAGCCACTGCCAATCTGGTCGTCGGCGGCAAGCGATTGCTTGCAGCCTGTCAAGACGCAATCTCACCCAAAAATTGTGCGACACTACCTATCACAGGCCCTCTGCCGCCAATTATCGACACGATCCGCAAAGCAGCGAAAGTCGGTGACTCCGTAGTGGTGCTCGCAGATGGGGACCCGCTCTTTTTCGGCATCGGCAAACGATTGGGTGAAGACCTTGGTCGAGAAAACATCGTTGTTGAACCGAATATTTCCACAATGCAACTGGCTGCTGCCCGACTCAAATTGCCATGGCAGAAAATGGATTTCGTCTCCCTGCATGGACGCGACGATTTTGCACCACTCTATGCCGCGCTGGTCAGAGCCGATCTCATCGCAGTTTTTACCGATAAGGAAAACACTCCCGCAGAAATCGCACGAGCTTTGCTCGAACGCGGTGCCGACTGCTTTGCCATGACTGTCCTTGAAGATCTCGGCTCACCAGAGGAACAAATTCGTCCTCTGGCTCTCCCCGACACATGGGGGATGGAATTTTCGAACCTCAATCTGGTCATATTGGAACGTTTGTATCCACCGGAAATCGAATTGACACTTGGTATCCCTGATCATTTCTATCTGCATCAGAAAAACCTGATCACCAAATTACCTGTGCGGGCCACTGGCCTTGCCCATCTTAATGTCGAACCGGACTCCACGGTCTGGGACCTCGGCGCAGGTTGTGGTTCAGTTTCCATAGAGGCATCTCATTTAGCCCGACGTGGCCGTGTCTTTGCCGTAGAAAGGCACAAAACCCGTGCGGCCATGATTCGTGAGAACATCCGACGTACCGGCGCATGGCTGGTCGACACGGTGCTCGGCGCAATGCCTGACTCACTCGAAGGACTGCCTGAACCGGACCGCATTTTCATCGGCGGAGGGCTGGGTGGTGAATCGAATCAAAAAACGTCCCTGCTCGCCGTTGCCTGTGATCGACTCAAGCCAAGGGGACGCATGGTCGTCCACTGCATCCTGCTTGATTCCCTGCATGAGGCCAAAGACCATTTCCAGAAACTCGGCTGGCATTTCGGCGTGACCCAGCTTCAGGCCTCGGCCACTGATTCTCTAGCCGGAGACCTTCGCTTCAAGGCACAAAATCCTGTTTTCGTTTTATGGGCTGAAAAACCTTAGAAACTGCTAAAAGTATTATTATTGGCAGCCCACACACCATAGAGTACCATGAAGCACATGCCTGCCAATAGAAACCACCACCCCCTTCGAGCCTTGCGCGCATGGGCTCTTTACGACTGGGCCAACTCGGGATTCGCCGCATTGGTGCAAACCTTTGTGTTCGCGGCGTATTTCACCAAAGCCGTCGCAGAAAACGAAACTCTGGGCACAGCTCAATGGGGCAACATGATGGGTGTGGCAGGACTGATCATCGGCATTGGCGGGCCGATACTCGGCGCCGTGGCTGACCGTTCCGGCAGGCGTAAACCATGGCTCGGCCTATTTACCGGTGTTTGTATCACGGCCACATTTCTGCTCTGGTTCGTCCAGCCAAATGCTTCATACGTCTGGCTTGGTCTCCTTCTGGCCGGAATCGGCACTATTGGTAGCGAATACGCCATGGTTTTCTACAACGCCATGCTCCCGGATCTGGCAGAACCCAAGGTCATCGGCCGCTGGTCCGGCTGGGGATGGGGGCTGGGATACGCAGGAGGTCTGATCCTGCTCATCATCGCACTCTATGGATTCGTACAACCGCCGGGCTGGTTCGGCGTCCCTCGCGAAGGAGCCATGCACATCCGGGCAGTCATGCCACTGACAGCACTTTGGTATCTAATATTCTGCCTACCGCTCTTTCTCTATTCCCCAGACACGCCATCCACAGACGTCCCGCTCAAACGGGCGATAACAGAAGCCGTTTCCCAATTACGCGACTCCATCAAACATGTCCGCGACTACCGAGGCATCGCCATCTTCCTGCTGGCCCGCATGTTCTATAATGACGGCCTGACCACCATGTTCGCCTTTGGCGGCATCTATGCGGCGGCGACATTCGGCATGTCCGCGTCCGAAGTCATTCTCTTTGGCATTGGACTCAACGTGACCGCAGGCGTAGGGGCAGCGTCTTTCGCATGGCTTGATGACTGGCTCGGACCACGCAAGACGATTCTTTTCTCCCTGATCGGACTGGTAATTCCGGGGGCTGCCATTCTGTTCGTCACAGACAAAACCCTGTTCTGGATTTT
This genomic window contains:
- the cbiD gene encoding cobalt-precorrin-5B (C(1))-methyltransferase CbiD encodes the protein MAEKLRTGRTTGSCASAAAMAGVLFLLTRAQPDSVNIPLPPGGTLTVPIERYNPEGKTVRVTVIKDGGDDPDATHGCEIQAVVSVDTMTHGELSVDVDGGRGVGRVTLPGLPVEVGKAAINPEPLRQIEKAILTAAPSLTHGQISVLIEVPEGKNIAHKTMNARLGIVDGISILGTQGIVKPFSHDSWRATVAEGLDVAKAQGLDYAIFTTGRRSERLYLEHSPTTPELALIQAADFFEFSMQAAAKRGFTHVTWSMFFGKLVKQAQGLSYTHAKTHPVDFDQLADWCEEAGVAAPYLPTIREANTAVQVLGMLIDDPARPALINILVNEAKRNAEAFADNRISVNYQIYNFDGSTLR
- a CDS encoding MFS transporter, yielding MPANRNHHPLRALRAWALYDWANSGFAALVQTFVFAAYFTKAVAENETLGTAQWGNMMGVAGLIIGIGGPILGAVADRSGRRKPWLGLFTGVCITATFLLWFVQPNASYVWLGLLLAGIGTIGSEYAMVFYNAMLPDLAEPKVIGRWSGWGWGLGYAGGLILLIIALYGFVQPPGWFGVPREGAMHIRAVMPLTALWYLIFCLPLFLYSPDTPSTDVPLKRAITEAVSQLRDSIKHVRDYRGIAIFLLARMFYNDGLTTMFAFGGIYAAATFGMSASEVILFGIGLNVTAGVGAASFAWLDDWLGPRKTILFSLIGLVIPGAAILFVTDKTLFWIFGLAIGIFVGPVQASSRSYLAHAAPAKLRTEMFGLLALSGKLTSFIGPFLVGWLTLASSNQRVGMGAVIGLFVLGLIGMLFVPPVKNTK
- the cbiE gene encoding precorrin-6y C5,15-methyltransferase (decarboxylating) subunit CbiE — translated: MSIMEPIKILGLSPGALEISNAARKTLATANLVVGGKRLLAACQDAISPKNCATLPITGPLPPIIDTIRKAAKVGDSVVVLADGDPLFFGIGKRLGEDLGRENIVVEPNISTMQLAAARLKLPWQKMDFVSLHGRDDFAPLYAALVRADLIAVFTDKENTPAEIARALLERGADCFAMTVLEDLGSPEEQIRPLALPDTWGMEFSNLNLVILERLYPPEIELTLGIPDHFYLHQKNLITKLPVRATGLAHLNVEPDSTVWDLGAGCGSVSIEASHLARRGRVFAVERHKTRAAMIRENIRRTGAWLVDTVLGAMPDSLEGLPEPDRIFIGGGLGGESNQKTSLLAVACDRLKPRGRMVVHCILLDSLHEAKDHFQKLGWHFGVTQLQASATDSLAGDLRFKAQNPVFVLWAEKP
- a CDS encoding glycosyltransferase family A protein, giving the protein MPRVSIVIPNYNYGRFADRLFGSIATQSMPLEDMEIFFVDDGSSDDSLERATHWATHIPCERFKIIPLSRIGKPGPVRNHGLALATGEYLFCMDPDDTLHPEYLARCVNTLENTPKIDLIYTDYRENTFTESRDVELPKFNQGLLRMQNILPSTAVYRREVWDAGVRYRDNTEYEDWDYWIQCLMAGANFIRLPEVLYNYEIHTSNFSHHAQKNDGHAKAQIVLNNESFFHPLVQEWATDYMRGRLHSQAFQRGHIPSPKDVRALLKTVEQKVFKASGF
- the fsa gene encoding fructose-6-phosphate aldolase, with product MEFFLDTANLDQIREVNELGLLDGVTTNPTLMSREGGDWREQASLICDAVDGPVSLEVIGTTHEEMIKEAKDLVSFGPNVVVKIPMIPEGLKALKELREREIKTNVTLVFSPSQALLAAKLGATYVSPFVGRLDGLGQSGMESVDQMRTIFDNYSFATKILVASVRHPMHVIESGLIGADVVTLPYATIMQLMQHPLTDKGLATFLADWEAFQNE